The Humulus lupulus chromosome 3, drHumLupu1.1, whole genome shotgun sequence genome window below encodes:
- the LOC133825224 gene encoding uncharacterized protein At3g49055-like — translation MKSKHCIWVEDRQVKEANFSSFFEQSQLKRCLGDKSLGHNWKKLEKEVEIFRERIEDMEMKREQSNEILSKCLESLSSTNVSLERIIKNVAVEKTDDDDDGKFIKGIEKSDSMRLELELTEELLVVTRLASEAEEKVNEYKELRKKEKRELENSVVSLTEENRDTNSLLRAALLEKEAVEKWLKVNSEQKRVALLQIAERGLQRVGFGFMMGSGNTEQSLESFSGTKSDSSECEEEVVSLASTVERIMKNLRLEITKLRRSLEESRSDTERLQSLTEKQAQLLKKTVIFNRTKQSETLGGQYETLSCIPPKEKEF, via the exons atgaaGAGCAAGCACTGTATTTGGGTTGAAGATCGACAAGTAAAAGAGgccaatttttcttctttttttgagcAAAGCCAACTCAAAAGATGCTTGGGAGACAAATCATTAGGGCACAATTGGAAAAAACTTGAAAAGGAAGTTGAAATTTTCAGGGAGAGAATTGAAGACATGGAAATGAAGAGAGAGCAAAGCAATGAGATTTTGTCTAAATGCTTGGAGTCTCTTTCATCAACAAATGTGAGCTTGGAAAGGATCATAAAAAATGTGGCTGTAGAAAAaactgatgatgatgatgatggcaaGTTCATTAAAGGCATAGAAAAGAGTGATTCAATGCGTTTGGAATTGGAATTGACTGAAGAGCTATTGGTAGTTACAAGACTTGCTTCTGAGGCTGAAGAAAAGGTGAATGAGTACAAAGAATtgaggaagaaggagaagagggagTTGGAGAATAGTGTGGTGAGTTTGACAGAGGAGAATAGAGATACCAACAGTTTGCTGAGAGCAGCCTTGTTGGAGAAGGAAGCTGTGGAGAAGTGGTTGAAGGTGAATAGCGAGCAGAAGAGAGTTGCCCTTTTGCAGATTGCGGAGCGAGGTTTGCAGAGAGTTGGTTTTGGGTTTATGATGGGAAGTGGGAACACTGAGCAATCACTAGAGAGTTTTTCAGGAACCAAGTCAGATAGCAGTGAGTGTGAAGAGGAGGTAGTAAGCCTG GCATCAACTGTGGAGAGGATAATGAAGAATTTACGGCTTGAGATAACTAAGTTGAGGCGATCTTTGGAAGAATCCAG GTCAGACACCGAGCGATTGCAGAGTCTTACAGAGAAACAAGCTCAATTATTGAAGAAAACAG TTATATTCAATAGGACAAAGCAATCTGAGACCCTTGGAGGTCAGTACGAGACATTGTCTTGTATTCCTCCAAAGGAGAAGGAGTTCTGA